A window of Hevea brasiliensis isolate MT/VB/25A 57/8 chromosome 14, ASM3005281v1, whole genome shotgun sequence contains these coding sequences:
- the LOC131173029 gene encoding receptor-like protein Cf-9 has protein sequence MASLRWLAYFLCFLLFHLHFRAASSLPFSFNSSSPAMPCQHDQSLALLQFKKTFSIRSNASSWDFPYPRPYPKTESWKKGTDCCLWDGVTCDIETGNVIGLNLSSSFLYGTIHSNNTLFFLPHLQKLDLSNNDFNNSQIVPQFGQFLNLTYLSLNYSVFEGQIPLEISYLAGLVSLDLSRNYDLILKATVFNEIVQNLTQLQELDLCDLNLSSVATSSLMNLSSSVSSLALSSCELQGKFPDNIIRRPKLQLLDLSGNEDLTGSLPRHNWNNSFRSLSLSGTKIPIYLDQFGNLTQLINLDISHNNLSGQIPSSLGSLKQLLLLDLSYNNFSGEIPSSFVSLKQLETLDLRTNNLSGQIPSSLGSLEELYSLDLSYNNFHGEIPSSFGNLKYLKQLETLDLRINNLSGQIPSSLGSLEELYSLDLSYKNFHGEIPSSFGNLKQLETLDLYNNNLSGQIPSSLGSLEELYSLDLSYNNFNGEIPSSFGNLGELYSLDLSYNNFSGEIPSSFGNLKQLGTLNLYNNNLSGKIPSSLGSLKELSSLDLSCNNFNGEIPSSFENLKQLDILWLNNNNLSGPITFQGSRLSSLVYLDLSNNLLHGRIPSSIFKLVNLSVLILSSNKLIGEVSSAFCELNSLQILDLSNNSLNGSMPQCLGNFSNNLSVLHLGMNKFHGTILETFSVGSNLRYLNFNGNQLQGKIPPSICNCINLEILDLGNNNIDDTFPHFLATLSKLQIRILKSNKFHGLVKGTSTNYSFSKLRIFYLSNNLFSGPLPAEYFNNLKAMMIFDLNMKYMGAPNHPSYDYSVSLTLKGLEIELVKIHTLLTSIDLSGNKFTGEIPQSIGKLKSLKLLNLSHNQLTGNIQPSLGNLSNLESLDLSSNLLVGRIPMQLTYLTFLEVFRVSHNQLEGPIPEGKQFNTFDNTSYEGNLGLCGFPLEKCDNGERQQPTSSKEIDSKSKNGFGWKAVLAGYGCGVIFGVVMGYVVFKTRKPIWFVRMVEGEGRRRLKRLSN, from the exons ATGGCTAGTCTACGATGGCTTGCTTACTTTCTCTGCTTCCTTTTGTTTCACTTGCATTTCCGAGCTGCttcttctttacctttttctttCAATTCCTCCTCTCCAGCCATGCCGTGTCAACATGACCAGAGTCTTGCCTTGCTCCAATTCAAGAAAACCTTTTCCATTAGAAGTAATGCCTCTTCCTGGGATTTCCCTTACCCCAGGCCTTATCCCAAAACTGAGTCTTGGAAAAAGGGCACAGATTGCTGCTTGTGGGATGGGGTCACTTGCGACATAGAAACGGGTAACGTAATTGGCCTTAACCTTTCTTCTAGTTTCCTCTATGGTACCATCCATTCTAATAATACTCTTTTCTTCCTTCCTCATCTCCAAAAGCTTGACCTCTCTAACAATGATTTCAACAACTCTCAAATTGTACCTcagttcggccaatttttgaatTTAACATATCTTAGCCTAAATTACTCTGTTTTTGAGGGCCAAATTCCACTTGAAATTTCTTATCTTGCTGGTTTGGTATCTCTTGATCTTTCAAGGAATTATGATTTGATACTCAAAGCCACTGTTTTTAACGAGATTGTTCAAAACCTAACCCAGTTACAGGAATTGGACCTATGTGATCTAAACCTGTCGTCGGTTGCAACTAGTTCCTTGATGAATTTGTCTTCTTCTGTATCATCACTTGCACTCTCCTCTTGTGAATTGCAAGGGAAATTCCCAGACAACATAATTCGACGACCAAAACTCCAATTGCTCGATTTATCGGGCAATGAAGATCTCACTGGTTCCCTACCTAGGCATAATTGGAATAACTCCTTCCGTTCCTTGTCTCTTTCTGGGACAAAAATTCCAATATATTTAGACCA GTTTGGTAACTTGACTCAACTCATTAACTTGGACATCTCTCATAATAATCTCAGCGGTCAAATTCCATCCTCACTTGGAAGCCTTAAACAACTCCTTTTATTGGACCTCTCTTACAACAATTTTAGTGGTGAGATTCCCTCCTCATTTGTAAGCCTTAAACAGCTTGAAACTTTGGACCTCCGCACCAACAATCTCAGTGGTCAAATTCCATCCTCACTTGGAAGCCTTGAGGAACTCTATTCATTGGACCTCTCCTATAACAATTTTCATGGTGAGATTCCCTCCTCATTTGGAAACCTTAAATA CCTTAAACAGCTTGAAACTTTGGACCTCCGCATCAACAATCTCAGTGGTCAAATTCCATCCTCACTTGGAAGCCTTGAGGAACTCTATTCATTGGACCTCTCCTATAAAAATTTTCATGGTGAGATTCCCTCCTCATTTGGAAACCTTAAACAGCTTGAAACTTTGGACCTTTACAACAACAATCTCAGTGGTCAAATTCCATCCTCACTTGGAAGCCTTGAGGAACTCTATTCATTGGACCTCTcttataacaattttaatggtgAGATTCCCTCCTCATTTGGAAACCTTGGGGAACTCTATTCATTGGACCTCTCTTATAACAATTTTAGTGGTGAGATTCCCTCCTCATTTGGAAACCTTAAACAGCTTGGTACTTTGAACCTTTACAACAACAATCTCAGTGGTAAAATCCCATCCTCACTTGGAAGCCTTAAAGAACTCTCTTCATTGGACCTCTCCTGTAACAATTTTAATGGTGAGATTCCCTCCTCCTTTGAAAACCTTAAACAGCTTGATATTTTGTGGCTCAACAACAACAATCTCAGTG GTCCCATCACTTTCCAAGGAAGCAGGCTTTCAAGTTTAGTATACCTCGATTTATCCAACAACTTGTTACATGGCCGAATTCCAAGTTCAATTTTCAAACTTGTGAACTTGAGTGTTCTTATTCTTTCATCCAACAAATTGATAGGAGAAGTCTCTTCTGCATTTTGCGAGTTAAATTCTCTTCAAATTCTTGACCTGTCAAACAATAGTTTGAACGGCTCCATGCCACAATGTTTGGGAAATTTCAGCAACAATCTTTCAGTATTGCACTTGGGCATGAACAAATTCCATGGAACCATCCTTGAAACGTTTTCAGTAGGCAGCAACTTGAGATATTTGAACTTCAATGGTAACCAATTGCAAGGGAAAATTCCACCTTCCATCTGCAATTgtataaatttggaaattttagatcTTGGAAACAATAATATAGATGACACATTCCCCCATTTTCTGGCAACACTTTCGAAGCTACAAATTCGAATtctaaaatccaataaatttcatgGTTTGGTGAAAGGGACCTCTACCAATTATTCATTCTCAAAGCTACGAATTTTTTACCTCTCCAACAACTTGTTTAGCGGACCTCTACCTGCGGAgtatttcaacaatttaaagGCAATGATGATCTTTGATTTGAATATGAAATACATGGGGGCGCCAAATCATCCTTCTTATGATTATTCTGTGAGTCTGACACTCAAAGGCTTAGAGATTGAGTTGGTGAAAATCCACACACTTCTTACATCCATTGATTTGTCGGGCAATAAATTCACAGGGGAGATCCCACAGTCAATTGGAAAACTTAAATCACTTAAGTTGCTCAACTTGTCTCACAATCAACTCACAGGCAATATTCAACCATCATTGGGGAATTTGAGCAATTTGGAATCATTAGACCTCTCTTCAAATCTTCTTGTTGGAAGGATTCCAATGCAATTGACATATTTGACATTTTTGGAAGTGTTCCGGGTTTCACATAATCAACTTGAAGGACCTATACCCGAAGGAAAGCAGTTCAACACATTTGATAACACTTCATATGAAGGGAATTTGGGATTGTGTGGATTTCCGCTAGAAAAATGTGACAATGGGGAGAGGCAACAACCAACATCATCAAAAGAAATTGATTCCAAGTCTAAAAATGGATTTGGATGGAAAGCTGTATTGGCAGGGTATGGATGTGGAGTAATATTTGGTGTTGTAATGGGATATGTTGTGTTTAAAACAAGAAAACCTATATGGTTTGTGAGGATGGTTGAAGGTGAAGGGCGTCGAAGGCTAAAAAGATTAAGCAATTAA